Proteins encoded within one genomic window of Burkholderia glumae LMG 2196 = ATCC 33617:
- a CDS encoding FAD-dependent monooxygenase, translated as MSNLNTPALTNKKILVSGASAAGPALAYWLDRYGFDATIVERHPTIRPGGYAIDVRGSAIHISQKMGILEDLQAADTKLEEIAFYDDDDKLVASMDRNFGAGGGIAGDLEVLRDDLARILYNKIKNKVTFKFGNSIAKLTENTDGMEVEFESGEKERYDLVIGADGTHSNVRHLVFGEESQFAHFWNRYISVFTIPNYRGLYRKWDWHMRPGFFGGIQQYGDNNETRGIFLMAGEFETFDSRDISEQKAMVRRLMSDKMAWEIPRLLDEMDKASDFYFDSASQIKMPTWSKGRVSLVGDAAAGPTAFTGQGTSAAMVMAYVLAGELAEARGDYKTAFKRYEEVARPFADMNQNIIWQGKETQIPNSWDEVREQLAGIDLMKAGTPTPEGSLADIVQTAANSLDPKDYSRFYV; from the coding sequence ATGAGTAACCTTAACACTCCGGCCTTGACTAACAAGAAGATTCTGGTCTCCGGCGCCAGCGCCGCCGGTCCGGCACTGGCTTATTGGCTCGATCGGTACGGCTTCGACGCCACTATAGTTGAACGCCACCCTACCATCCGCCCAGGCGGCTACGCTATCGACGTCCGTGGTTCCGCCATTCACATCTCTCAGAAGATGGGTATCTTGGAAGACTTGCAGGCAGCAGATACCAAACTGGAGGAAATCGCATTCTATGACGATGACGATAAACTCGTTGCCTCCATGGATCGCAACTTTGGCGCGGGTGGCGGCATTGCCGGAGACCTCGAAGTGCTGCGGGACGATCTTGCCAGAATACTCTACAATAAAATAAAAAATAAGGTTACATTTAAATTCGGCAATTCCATCGCCAAGCTCACCGAGAATACCGACGGCATGGAAGTCGAATTTGAAAGTGGCGAAAAGGAGCGATACGATCTTGTGATCGGCGCTGACGGAACTCATTCCAACGTCCGTCACCTAGTGTTCGGCGAAGAGTCGCAGTTTGCGCATTTCTGGAACCGCTACATCTCCGTATTCACCATTCCCAATTACCGCGGCCTCTATCGCAAGTGGGATTGGCATATGCGCCCCGGTTTCTTTGGTGGAATCCAGCAATATGGAGACAATAACGAGACTCGCGGAATCTTCCTGATGGCCGGCGAATTCGAGACGTTCGACAGCCGCGACATTTCTGAGCAGAAGGCTATGGTCCGCAGGCTCATGAGCGACAAGATGGCTTGGGAGATACCGCGGCTACTCGATGAAATGGATAAAGCCTCAGACTTCTACTTCGATTCAGCGTCGCAGATTAAGATGCCAACTTGGTCCAAGGGTCGGGTGTCGCTCGTCGGCGATGCTGCGGCCGGTCCGACCGCATTCACTGGCCAGGGCACCAGCGCCGCCATGGTCATGGCATATGTGTTGGCTGGCGAACTGGCTGAAGCGCGGGGCGACTACAAAACGGCTTTCAAGCGCTACGAAGAAGTGGCCCGTCCCTTTGCAGACATGAACCAGAATATCATCTGGCAGGGCAAGGAAACGCAGATTCCAAATTCTTGGGACGAGGTGCGTGAGCAGCTTGCCGGCATCGACCTGATGAAGGCGGGAACCCCCACCCCTGAAGGTTCCCTTGCCGACATCGTGCAAACCGCGGCGAACTCACTCGATCCGAAGGACTATTCACGCTTCTATGTCTGA
- a CDS encoding AraC family transcriptional regulator — MSSIAITDLIVSKDVDNVPRPVVALSAMTVTKDWEHAKHRHRRAQLLYSVRGILNCEIEDGVWIVPPQCAVWIPGDLPHAARGSGETECHCLFVEPDAAPDLPKSCCTISVSPLLRELLLKVACFPELYPLGSREDRLIAVLLDELAMAPVEDLHLPMPRDPRLRRLAEMLLTDPTDKTSKGDWATRIGMSERSMSRLLMHEIGMSFGRWCRQLHVILALQRLTKGESVQTVALELGYENASGFVTMFRKAVGKPPARYLADRMVNARSAAIGGIVLADQVSP; from the coding sequence ATGTCAAGCATTGCCATCACCGATTTGATTGTGTCCAAGGACGTGGACAACGTCCCCCGGCCCGTTGTCGCGCTGAGCGCCATGACGGTGACGAAGGACTGGGAACATGCGAAGCATCGGCATCGGCGGGCGCAACTGCTTTACTCCGTGCGCGGCATTCTCAACTGCGAAATTGAAGACGGCGTCTGGATCGTGCCGCCGCAATGCGCGGTATGGATACCTGGAGACTTGCCCCATGCGGCACGCGGATCGGGCGAAACGGAGTGTCATTGCCTATTCGTGGAGCCTGACGCCGCACCGGATCTTCCGAAATCCTGCTGTACGATCTCCGTCTCGCCATTGCTGCGCGAACTGCTTCTGAAGGTGGCCTGCTTCCCCGAGTTATACCCGCTGGGGAGCCGGGAAGACCGGCTGATTGCCGTGTTGCTGGATGAGTTGGCGATGGCGCCGGTGGAAGACCTGCATTTGCCGATGCCGCGCGATCCTCGATTGCGCCGACTCGCGGAAATGCTGTTGACCGATCCTACGGACAAAACCTCGAAGGGTGATTGGGCTACCCGCATTGGCATGAGCGAACGAAGCATGAGCCGACTGCTGATGCACGAAATCGGCATGAGTTTCGGACGCTGGTGCCGGCAACTGCATGTGATCCTTGCACTCCAACGCTTGACCAAAGGTGAAAGCGTGCAAACGGTGGCGCTGGAGTTGGGCTATGAAAATGCCAGCGGGTTCGTCACCATGTTCCGCAAGGCGGTAGGCAAGCCGCCAGCACGATACCTTGCCGATCGAATGGTAAACGCACGGTCTGCTGCCATCGGCGGCATCGTGCTTGCCGATCAGGTCTCGCCTTGA